A genomic region of Caldanaerovirga acetigignens contains the following coding sequences:
- a CDS encoding CRISPR-associated endoribonuclease Cas6: MKGGFVIEGDKNLIQLAYEAGIGERNSQGFGMFRFVKK, translated from the coding sequence ATGAAGGGCGGTTTTGTGATTGAAGGTGATAAAAATTTAATTCAATTGGCGTATGAGGCAGGGATTGGCGAAAGAAACAGCCAGGGGTTCGGGATGTTCAGGTTTGTAAAGAAATAA
- the cas6 gene encoding CRISPR-associated endoribonuclease Cas6, which translates to MRVRAVFQGEEPVVLPWNYPHLLHGYLYGAIARANPEFGTFLHEEGFTADHRYKLLVFSKIFSKESKALPGGLKVTPPLTWWFSSPLDAPIEALVKTLVLEGEVCLGNIRLYVEKVEIEGIPDISGKMLCETISPVVASTGAKKEGKLVKRFLSPDDEDFRRVIEVNLLRKAKALGITFDHTININIEPVGKWRSRLFTVQGTNVKGYEGRFCD; encoded by the coding sequence ATGCGCGTACGCGCCGTTTTTCAAGGAGAAGAACCGGTAGTCTTGCCGTGGAATTATCCGCACCTCCTGCACGGTTATTTGTACGGGGCGATAGCCAGGGCCAACCCCGAGTTTGGAACTTTCCTGCATGAAGAGGGATTTACTGCTGATCACAGGTATAAATTATTAGTTTTTTCTAAGATATTTTCCAAAGAGTCAAAAGCTTTACCCGGTGGGTTAAAAGTAACCCCTCCTCTCACCTGGTGGTTTTCGTCGCCGCTCGATGCACCTATAGAAGCCCTTGTTAAGACCCTGGTTTTGGAAGGCGAGGTTTGCCTCGGGAATATCCGCCTTTATGTGGAGAAGGTGGAGATTGAAGGCATTCCCGATATTTCCGGAAAAATGTTATGCGAAACTATTTCACCGGTGGTAGCTTCAACGGGTGCTAAAAAGGAAGGCAAGCTTGTAAAGCGATTTCTCTCGCCCGATGATGAAGATTTCCGGCGGGTTATCGAAGTTAATCTTTTAAGGAAAGCGAAGGCCCTTGGGATTACTTTCGACCATACGATTAATATTAACATTGAGCCTGTTGGAAAATGGCGTTCAAGGCTTTTTACCGTTCAGGGGACCAACGTGAAGGGTTATGAAGGGCGGTTTTGTGATTGA
- a CDS encoding Dna2/Cas4 domain-containing protein — protein sequence MSYVKEQNYEELYTSGIKVNYVAICHRKLWLYSRGMRMEQFLD from the coding sequence GTGTCTTATGTGAAAGAACAGAATTATGAGGAATTGTATACCAGCGGCATAAAAGTGAATTATGTTGCTATATGTCATCGAAAATTGTGGCTATATAGCAGGGGAATGCGGATGGAGCAATTTTTGGATTGA
- a CDS encoding DUF4277 domain-containing protein: MDFFEMKELGAGPVISAIFRQIGCHNTINQMLTWNEKQCLHSPATHILAIIINILSGKRVALYKVFSTLALKAVIHENIDTKVLHGDTDCKTSLWIIR, encoded by the coding sequence GTGGACTTTTTCGAAATGAAAGAATTAGGTGCCGGACCAGTAATAAGTGCCATATTCCGTCAGATAGGGTGCCATAACACAATAAACCAAATGCTAACATGGAACGAAAAACAGTGCCTCCACTCTCCGGCAACACACATACTCGCCATAATAATAAATATCCTCTCGGGAAAGAGAGTTGCATTATACAAAGTCTTTTCCACCCTTGCACTTAAAGCTGTAATACATGAGAATATTGACACAAAAGTGCTTCACGGTGATACGGACTGCAAAACTTCTTTATGGATAATACGATGA
- a CDS encoding MFS transporter: MEDNKNLYFILFALSLGWTVLYADRTSLYPLLSVIGRDFNLNNTQLGTITSSYFLVYVAMQIPGGIVADKVGKKRLIVLGILTAGVSLFCFGLFGKSYGLLVLFAALHGLGAGTYYPCAYGIMLELVDSKHWGTSAAIINLGMSFGLILGLAISGPLYMHFKSYSAIFIGLALFTMALSLLFIKILPEAESRCNAKANFFAVKEVLKNKNLLLLYIAQFCALYGYWTAVTWGATFFKEERGIGMELAGLFVAIAGMSSIIPSLVMGRISDIFGRKKIALILFPLGALTLYLMAHVRTASAIILSLIAYGIIGKSSWDPIAVAWSGSHASTLGNEAASTAMGVFNFFGMMSAVVAPVITGFIRDITGSLVAAYYVAAVLSLLGGSLVILVDEKLPQPDNKLG; encoded by the coding sequence ATGGAAGACAACAAAAATCTATACTTTATTTTATTTGCTTTAAGTTTAGGGTGGACCGTGCTTTACGCCGACAGGACTTCGCTGTATCCGCTTCTCTCGGTAATAGGAAGGGATTTTAATTTAAATAATACCCAGCTCGGCACGATAACCAGCAGTTATTTTCTGGTTTACGTAGCCATGCAAATTCCTGGGGGAATCGTCGCGGATAAAGTGGGAAAAAAACGTCTTATAGTACTGGGGATTTTAACTGCAGGAGTCTCGCTTTTTTGTTTCGGACTTTTCGGAAAAAGCTACGGCCTTCTGGTTTTGTTCGCAGCTCTTCATGGTCTTGGAGCCGGAACCTATTACCCTTGCGCCTACGGAATAATGCTCGAGTTGGTAGATTCAAAACACTGGGGGACATCGGCCGCCATAATAAATCTCGGAATGTCGTTTGGGTTAATCCTCGGCCTTGCGATAAGCGGACCATTGTATATGCATTTTAAGAGTTACTCTGCAATATTCATAGGACTTGCCCTTTTTACCATGGCGCTTTCCCTTCTTTTTATAAAAATTCTGCCGGAGGCTGAAAGCAGGTGCAACGCAAAAGCAAACTTTTTTGCCGTAAAAGAAGTGTTAAAAAACAAAAACCTCCTGCTACTTTATATCGCCCAATTTTGCGCTCTTTACGGATACTGGACCGCAGTCACGTGGGGAGCCACGTTTTTTAAGGAAGAGCGCGGCATCGGCATGGAACTTGCCGGGCTATTCGTAGCCATCGCGGGCATGAGCTCCATAATTCCCAGCCTCGTTATGGGAAGGATATCGGACATATTCGGCCGCAAGAAAATAGCCTTAATACTTTTTCCCTTAGGAGCCCTTACATTATATTTGATGGCCCACGTCCGAACCGCATCTGCCATAATCCTATCGCTTATTGCATACGGAATTATCGGAAAATCGTCCTGGGACCCCATAGCGGTAGCCTGGAGCGGCAGCCACGCATCGACCTTGGGAAATGAAGCCGCGAGCACCGCCATGGGAGTGTTCAACTTTTTCGGCATGATGTCCGCTGTAGTAGCTCCGGTCATCACCGGATTTATAAGGGATATCACGGGCTCTTTAGTTGCGGCTTATTATGTTGCCGCAGTTCTATCATTGTTGGGCGGAAGTTTGGTTATATTAGTTGACGAGAAACTTCCGCAACCGGATAATAAGCTTGGATAA
- a CDS encoding cysteine hydrolase family protein — protein sequence MGRALLVIDMLNDFVEEGGSLYVGEASRNIIPFIKQKIEEFKKEKCPVIFICDSHEKDDREFEMFPPHCISGTWGSMVIKELEPAKEDKVIKKRRYSAFYGTDLDLYLRERGINELYLVGVCTNICVLYTAKDARERGYSVKIYRDGVASFDKSVHEFALQEMKNTLGCELI from the coding sequence ATGGGCAGAGCACTATTGGTTATTGATATGCTCAATGATTTTGTGGAAGAAGGGGGAAGCCTGTACGTTGGGGAAGCGTCAAGAAACATAATCCCTTTTATAAAACAAAAGATTGAGGAATTCAAAAAAGAAAAATGTCCCGTGATATTCATCTGCGACAGCCATGAAAAGGATGACAGGGAATTTGAGATGTTTCCGCCCCACTGTATTTCTGGGACCTGGGGTAGTATGGTCATAAAGGAGCTGGAACCTGCAAAAGAAGATAAAGTAATAAAAAAGCGCAGGTACAGCGCTTTTTACGGAACTGATCTCGACCTTTACCTGAGAGAGCGGGGGATAAACGAGCTTTATCTGGTGGGCGTGTGCACCAATATATGCGTGCTCTATACCGCCAAGGATGCCAGGGAAAGGGGATACTCGGTAAAAATATACAGGGATGGCGTGGCTTCTTTTGACAAAAGCGTTCACGAATTTGCCCTTCAGGAGATGAAAAACACCCTTGGCTGTGAATTGATATGA